A stretch of DNA from bacterium:
TGCAGGCAATGGATACTAGTATTCCGTTTTTAGGATAATTTATCAAAGCATCAGCGGTTATAGTAGTGAATAAATTAGACCCACTTTGATATACAAATGCAGAATAACATCCATGGGAGGCAATATGCACAAGTCCAAAACCTACATTTAAAGAGTCTTTAAGTATTTCCTCATTTAAATTTCCACTTGTTTGATAAAGCTTTGATTTTTGCCAATTATCCGGAAATAAATATGCTATATAATTGTTAATTATATCACCGTAATACGCCGGATCGGTAAAAAGCCTAATAGCAGGTAATAGAATTTTCGTCAAATAAACAGCAGGTGGATTTTTTTCATACGTGTTCCACTTATTATAATATGCAAGAAGCTCTGTGATATTTTCCACAGGAATCCTGCCAATGTGAATGTCAGCATAAAGGTCAACATCATCCTCAGCTTCTCCAAAAACGGAATTGTTATTACCATCCCAATTTCCTTCAAGTGCACTAAAATACAAATCACTGCAAATATCACTACTGCGCCACTCAACTAAACGGTAAGGCAAAATATCGATGTCTCCGATAAGCAATACATATTGTATTCCATAATTATCAAAATAATATTTTATAAAATTGCGCATCTTTTCTGCATCATCTCTACCGGAGAGTGAGGAAAAATCCGATGGTGTTTTAACAATAGTACCTAAACCTGTTTTTGTTTTCCAATTCACGAGTTCTTGAATATAGCTCGCGTTTGCTAGTGTCTGCGATGTTATAATTAATAAATCATATGATTCATTCCTTTCTGATATGATCGGTGGATGATTATTTTCTACGTCTTGAGGATTGATGACTATACTTTTTACTTCTTCTGCGAAAGCTGCATATTGTTTTGCAGTTAAGGTTATCTCATTATCATAATCATCAATCCATTCTATTTCCAGTTTAACATGTGTATAAATCTTCACTGTCCTTGATGCAGGCAAATATTGAAGGGGAAAAATCAGAATCCCGCCTATTCGAAATCCATCTTTTGTGCCTGTTCGCGAGATTTCTGTCATCTTTCCTGGATAATAAGTATTCAGAGCATATAATGAATCATTAGGCTGAACAAAAACAATGCTGTCGGTGTCTGAGACACATCTTGGGTATTGAATAGGATACAAATAATACTTCCCTGATAAAATAACGCTATCTAGAGGTATACATTCAGCGCGCGTGATTGTTGCATTTAGTGGTACTATTATGTTGAAAAAGACTTTTGGAATCATTGGAAAACCAACTTTTTCTGCATAAAAATCGTGCTCATCCGCATCAATAATATCATAGCCATCTAACTGTCTAAAATTGAAAGTATCTAGTGGAAAAGCAATATTTTTACACCATGTTCCGGCTCTCAAAAATGCCATAGAAAGAAACAGCAATAATAAGCATTGTTTGCTCGTATTCATTATCCCTCCTTAGAAAAAACAACCGATCCCAAGTTGAAAAATATGGCTATCTAAATTCACATTATCAGCCAATGGTCTTACTGCCACACTCAATAATGAAGTGGATTGTTTCATCCCGATAGAAAAATGTTTTGTTATCCAAATACGTTCGATAACATGAAGGTCAACACCCCATCCAGAGCTTGAATATACATCTGTTGGAGAATGATTAAAACTATATTCACCAAAACTATACATAACATCAATCCCCGGTTTAAATGAAAATATCCAAACTGGGATATCGTAACCTGTGCCAAGCGATACATTTTTTAGTTCTAAGAATTGCGGGCAGGTTGTCGGACCCCCCAAGCTACCTATGGTGGATATTCGGGATAACGATATAGTTACCGGTACATGCTCAATAGGGTAAATTTCAATTTCGACCTCAGGAAGCATTGTTTTATTATCTGTCAGGTTCCACGGATCAATTGATGACGGATCCTCTAAATGAAGAGGACCATATCTCATGCTAATTCCTATGAGACCCTTTGATTGACTGCTAGCAGACTCAACATTTGCCTTCTGTCCATAGCTTAGTACGGCAATGAATAACGAACAAGAAAAAATCAATTTACGCATTTCATCTCCTCAATCATATTATGATTATACATTTATTGACTTCATGGTCTTTAATCTGTCATATTTCTTTTTATTAGACATAATCTAATATCATATTATATTATTACATAGCTGTTTGTCAAGAGATGACTTAAACCTCGATTCAAACCATAATTTTAAGAATTTTTTTGCAGAGCTAAAGCTCTGTCATACTGCGCGATAAATAAATATTTAGTTATAAAGTAATTGTGCAATCAATATATATTACTAAATACTAGATAAAATAATTACAAAATTACTACATCTCATTTCCTACTTATTAAGTTATTAAGTTTGAATAACTACTTCCTACTTATTATCTTATGAGCTTATCGGTTTTTTCAGGAAACTATCAGCTCCTGCTCGTTGAAAAAGAACCGTATCTCCCGCTCCGGATTTTCATCGGGCGCCGACGCGTGCACAACATTCTCGCCGGTCGAAGTGCCGTAAAGATGCCGGATCGTGCCCGGCGCGGCTTTCTTCGGATCCGTGGCGCCGACCACCTCGCGCAGCTTCTTAGGTCCTTCAGGATGCTGCAGGCAGCATACCACGATCGGTCCGGACGAAATGAAATCGCACAACCAGTCGTAGAAATCCTTGTCTTTGTGGATCTCGTAGAACCTGCCGCCCTGTTCCCTGGTAAGCTGGATCAACTTCATGCCCACGATCTTGAATCCGGCGTCGATTATATGTTTCAGGATCGCGCCGATAAGGTTTCTTTTAACGGCGTCGGGTTTGATTATCAGTAGTGTTTTGTCCATAGCCAAGTATACAAAAAAAGGAATTTTTGTCAACCGACTCAAAATTCACCCCCTCCTTTTTCCTCCCCCCTCGAGGGGGAGGGTAAGGGTGGGGGGAGGGGGTAGCCATTACAACATTCAGAAAATCATTTGACAATCTTTTTTTTCTGAATATAATGGAACGGTGAACATGCGGATGACATTCATATCGTGGATGACGATGACCGTTATGCTAATCATGGCCAACTGTTCCTCTGACCAGCTCGTTACCGAGATCGTCGACGGCGATACGTTCCGCCTGGGATCCGGCGAGAGCATTCGGCTCTTGGGCATAAACGCGCCGGAAATGAGCGACCCGGGCGGCGATATTGCGAAAGACTTTCTCACGATCATGCTCCATGATAAGAGTGTACGGCTGGTCCGCGATATCAGCGACAAAGATGATTATAAAAGGCTGCTCCGGCATGTTTACATCAACCGCACGAACATCAATGCCGAAATGATCAGGCTGGGATATGCCGAAGCCAGGTTCTACCCGCCCGATACCATCCATGCAGTCGAATTCAAGGAATTGGAAAAGATCGCCATCCGCAACCGCCGCGGCCTGTGGATATTCCCGGTGTTCCAGCTGCCCGATACGAGCGGGATCGCCGTGAAAACCGAACCTGGTTTCGATCAGGCTGATGTTATTTCACACACCCAGGCATCGCGCTATTATGGAAAGCGCATGACCGTTGAGGGGACCATCGTCATATCCAACAACACGGGCAAGGTCTGCTTTCTGAATTTTGACCAGGACTGGAGGAATCATTTTACCGCGGTCATATTTGCCAGTGATTTTGCCCTATTCCCTCCCCATCCCGAGGATCACTATCTGAACCGCATGGTCCAGGTGACCGGCTTGATCAAGGAATACAAGGGAAAACCAGAGATCATCGTAAAGAGCCCAAGTCAGATCAAGATCGTCCGCTGATCCCAGCATCGATCCCGATATTCACGACCGCGTAAAACAACTACTGCAGGATAACTTGTGGTACTTTTTTCTCCGGATGGTTGACCACCACACACCTGATATTGTATACCTTCTGGATCACATCCTCGGTTATGATCTCGCGCGGAGTTCCCTCTTTGTAGATACGCCCTTCGTGCATCAAGACCAGCCGGTCACAATACTGGCTGGCGATGTTGAGGTCATGGTTGACGATAATGACGGATATGCCTCCCGCGTTCAAAGCGCGCAATAACTCCATGATGCTATGTTGATGATAGAGATCCAGGTGGCTGGTCGGCTCGTCGAGCAGCAGTATTTTCGCACTTTGCGCCAGGGCGCGGGCGATGACAGCCCGTTGCCTTTCGCCGGAAGACAGGGTTTGGATCAGGCGCTGTTTGAGCTCTTCCAACTCTGCCGATGCAACAGCTTGCAGAATGGCTTCCTGATCACCGGCGCCTAGCGGCTGGAACGGACCCAGGTATGGGTACCGCCCCATGGCCACCACATCCAAAACCCTGAAGTTAAGACCGAAATGGGTTTCCGGCGCGACGAATCCCAGGTACCGCGCCCGCTGGCGGGGCATGAGGCCGCGCATATCAAGACCGAAGATCGATAGTTCTCCCCGGTAGCCGGGAAGGATGCCGGCTATGATCCTCAGCAAGGTGGACTTACCTGCGCCGTTCGGCCCAATGACACCAAGGAATTCACCCGGCATCATCGATAACGATACCTCACGCACCGCATCCTGCGTCCTGTATGAATAGCTGAGATGCTGTGCGCTGACTGGCTGCGCCGTTGGTTCCACCAGATTCATTTCCACGCCCGGTACAGGTATATGAAAAATGGCACGCCGACCAATGACGTGACGACGCCCACCGGCAGTTCATAAACGGAAATGGTCCGTGAAAGTGTATCGGCAAACAGCAGAAACGTGGCTCCGAGCAGGAAAGAAGCGGGCAGGTTACGCAGGTGTCGTGGTCCGAAGATCATGCGCGCCATGTGCGGGACGATCAAGCCAACAAACCCGATCGCGCCGACGACCGAAACGACCATCCCGATCAAGAGCGAGGTCGCAAAAAACACCCGCGTGGAAAAACGTTGGATATCGATCCCAAGGCTGACCGCGGTTTCCAATCCCTGGGACATGATATCGAGCTCGCGGTAGTATCGATAAAGGTAAGCGAGCAGTCCGGCGGCCAGGATAACGATAATGGTGATCATGATCCGGTTCTGCCCGTTCACGACGGTCCCCAGGTATCCCATGAGCAGGTAAAGCACCTCGTACAACTCGCGCTTTCCCAGCACCAGGATGATCATTACCAGCGATGAACAAAGAAAGCTCATGATGACGCCGGCCAGGATCAGGCGGTCCCTGAGTAATCCACCCTCGACCCGGGCTAGCGAGTACGCGCCGAAACTCACCCCCAGCGCGCCCAGAAAAGCGAACACGGGGCTCGTCACGCTCGCGATCATCATGCCGGCCGCGGTACCCAGGGCCGCGCCGGATGCCGCGCCCAGCGTGTATGGTTCGACCAGCGGATTGCCGAACAAGCCCTGCATGACCGCGCCGCAGAATGCCAGGATCCCGCCGGCGAAAATACCCAGGCCAACCCTGATAATGCGCAAGTAGAGAATGTCTGGCGTCAGTTGGACCGGTCCGATGAGAATGCCGGCAGCGACGGCCAGTGCAAAAATACAGGCAACGGGGATTATCTTATTCAATTATCTTCCTTAGTTCTTCAAAACCAAGGACCAGACGCGGTCCGGGTCTCAGCAGGATATCGGGATCAAGACCGGTAGAGATCGTTCCGTTGGCGACCGCTGCCACCTTTGACCAACCAAGCCGGTTGTCGATCTTTTCGGGATGCAGCACGATCACGATATCAGGATCGCGGCGGACGATCTCTTCCTGGGAAATCACCGGATAATCCTTGTCGATATCCGAAAAGATATTGGTGCCGCCGGCCAGCGTTATCATCTCGTTTAAAAAAGACCGCTTGCCCACGGTCACCAGCGGCCGCGGCGACAGCTCAACATACACTTTTTTCCTGCTGATCCCAGGGTTCTTCGGCCTGATCACAGCGCGCATGGCGGCATCGAGCGATTCGGCTTGGGCTTTTTTACCAACCAATACACCCAGCGATTCTATTTCCCGGTATATGTCATCGAGAGATGACGGGCTGGATACGAATATCGAGATGCCCATGTCTTCCAGCGATCGCTTTATGCGGTTTTGTTCCGGGAGGTTTACTATGACCAGGGAC
This window harbors:
- the ndk gene encoding nucleoside-diphosphate kinase; this encodes MDKTLLIIKPDAVKRNLIGAILKHIIDAGFKIVGMKLIQLTREQGGRFYEIHKDKDFYDWLCDFISSGPIVVCCLQHPEGPKKLREVVGATDPKKAAPGTIRHLYGTSTGENVVHASAPDENPEREIRFFFNEQELIVS
- a CDS encoding thermonuclease family protein, which codes for MTVMLIMANCSSDQLVTEIVDGDTFRLGSGESIRLLGINAPEMSDPGGDIAKDFLTIMLHDKSVRLVRDISDKDDYKRLLRHVYINRTNINAEMIRLGYAEARFYPPDTIHAVEFKELEKIAIRNRRGLWIFPVFQLPDTSGIAVKTEPGFDQADVISHTQASRYYGKRMTVEGTIVISNNTGKVCFLNFDQDWRNHFTAVIFASDFALFPPHPEDHYLNRMVQVTGLIKEYKGKPEIIVKSPSQIKIVR
- a CDS encoding ABC transporter ATP-binding protein; translated protein: MNLVEPTAQPVSAQHLSYSYRTQDAVREVSLSMMPGEFLGVIGPNGAGKSTLLRIIAGILPGYRGELSIFGLDMRGLMPRQRARYLGFVAPETHFGLNFRVLDVVAMGRYPYLGPFQPLGAGDQEAILQAVASAELEELKQRLIQTLSSGERQRAVIARALAQSAKILLLDEPTSHLDLYHQHSIMELLRALNAGGISVIIVNHDLNIASQYCDRLVLMHEGRIYKEGTPREIITEDVIQKVYNIRCVVVNHPEKKVPQVILQ
- a CDS encoding iron ABC transporter permease, coding for MNKIIPVACIFALAVAAGILIGPVQLTPDILYLRIIRVGLGIFAGGILAFCGAVMQGLFGNPLVEPYTLGAASGAALGTAAGMMIASVTSPVFAFLGALGVSFGAYSLARVEGGLLRDRLILAGVIMSFLCSSLVMIILVLGKRELYEVLYLLMGYLGTVVNGQNRIMITIIVILAAGLLAYLYRYYRELDIMSQGLETAVSLGIDIQRFSTRVFFATSLLIGMVVSVVGAIGFVGLIVPHMARMIFGPRHLRNLPASFLLGATFLLFADTLSRTISVYELPVGVVTSLVGVPFFIYLYRAWK
- a CDS encoding cobalamin-binding protein: MKEPPAVAFSLALFVLISCTNPAIQSGYRIVSLSPAMTEIVFALGAGDQLVGVTTYCDYPAQTLTKYKVGDFSNPSLERIVALKPSLVIVNLPEQNRIKRSLEDMGISIFVSSPSSLDDIYREIESLGVLVGKKAQAESLDAAMRAVIRPKNPGISRKKVYVELSPRPLVTVGKRSFLNEMITLAGGTNIFSDIDKDYPVISQEEIVRRDPDIVIVLHPEKIDNRLGWSKVAAVANGTISTGLDPDILLRPGPRLVLGFEELRKIIE